Proteins from one Acidobacteriota bacterium genomic window:
- a CDS encoding sigma 54 modulation/S30EA ribosomal C-terminal domain-containing protein, whose product MTEAHVVRSEDSVALRPLTLEEAIKECEFRDREVFVFRDREGRVKVLHRTKDGKMELIEAP is encoded by the coding sequence ATGACGGAGGCGCACGTGGTGAGGTCCGAGGATTCGGTGGCGCTGCGTCCGCTCACGCTGGAGGAGGCCATCAAGGAGTGCGAGTTCCGCGACCGCGAGGTGTTCGTCTTTCGCGATCGCGAAGGCCGCGTGAAAGTGCTGCATCGGACAAAAGACGGCAAGATGGAGCTGATCGAGGCTCCCTAA